Proteins encoded in a region of the Ornithodoros turicata isolate Travis chromosome 3, ASM3712646v1, whole genome shotgun sequence genome:
- the LOC135389351 gene encoding uncharacterized protein K02A2.6-like, whose protein sequence is MVDYFSKWPEAKFCANVTASTILDFLRSVFAREGYPNNLVSDHGPQFISHQFEQFLRDRGIQHSFSSLYYPRASGLVKRFNRVLKTMFKPRSWKEAHCDKPSPSTWDCTDGTPHATTGKSPAELLHGRKPRTRLDIVGIPSSLLEDDPAAAMTNLRERVRRHQQQSKTYTDQKRSAKAPKYKVGDYVRVRKPGFTPKGMPSFSKPLKIIRQKGRYSFQLADGNTWNASKFAPAGIQPASSNPTPSTESFRQDYPTYITTAVDASDVPVSQSQHDANQEAAPQAYPPATGIGAPTHLPGAGSRLPSNAGAGQQTRLLPPRHRRPPRTYGDPVGH, encoded by the coding sequence ATGGTGGACTATTTTTCTAAATGGCCAGAGGCCAAGTTCTGCGCGAATGTAACAGCATCAACAATTTTGGACTTCCTGAGATCAGTGTTTGCACGAGAAGGCTATCCGAACAACTTGGTGTCCGATCACGGACCCCAGTTCATTTCACATCAGTTTGAACAGTTCCTCAGGGATAGAGGCATTCAACATTCATTTTCATCTCTGTATTATCCACGTGCAAGCGGGCTTGTTAAAAGGTTTAATAGAGTTCTGAAAACTATGTTCAAGCCACGTTCTTGGAAGGAAGCCCACTGCGACAAACCGTCACCGAGTACCTGGGACTGTACAGATGGTACCCCGCATGCAACCACCGGAAAATCACCTGCCGAACTTTTACATGGCAGGAAACCACGGACACGACTGGACATCGTAGGGATACCGTCATCTTTACTTGAGGATGATCCTGCTGCAGCAATGACCAATCTACGTGAACGCGTGCGCAGGCATCAGCAACAGAGCAAGACCTACACGGACCAGAAACGTAGTGCCAAAGCGCCAAAATATAAAGTAGGAGATTACGTTCGGGTACGCAAACCAGGATTCACTCCAAAAGGAATGCCgtcattctccaagccactcaAAATCATCCGACAAAAAGGGAGGTACTCGTTCCAACTAGCCGACGGCAACACATGGAACGCATCAAAGTTCGCACCAGCGGGTATTCAACCAGCAAGCAGCAACCCCACACCTTCCACGGAGTCCTTCAGGCAGGATTATCCCACCTACATTACTACTGCTGTGGATGCCTCCGATGTCCCTGTATCCCAGTCACAACACGACGCCAATCAGGAAGCGGCACCACAAGCTTACCCCCCTGCTACTGGCATCGGTGCGCCAACTCATCTGCCAGGAGCAGGATCACGTTTGCCTTCGAACGCAGGTGCAGGACAGCAGACACGTCTGCTGCCTCCGAGACATAGACGTCCTCCCAGAACATACGGAGACCCCGTCGGTCATTAA
- the LOC135386889 gene encoding uncharacterized protein LOC135386889 encodes MEAERLKKNLQMERQKNSDLMAHVRFLEAGLEDRLTEMHTILKDMTSKLPPTACSSSSEKSGFSTDLFKVSDVVGGAPFETSDEELTQSGRETSTFIEPWGRSPSENSSLQPSSEPLQHGRMDTGVFDSTLTSMQPLTKMTDGRFHVRNGFFLTEIQAEKIFKNKRPTLVMKEVMKAQAVWGNDILATRTYSGRTAPKDRGDPDTLARKELTPTKVSLVIDAVTHGGRKMLLTSLHALKRGASSSQRRYRTSVKQQKGAFH; translated from the exons ATGGAGGCTGAAAGGCTTAAAAAGAACCTGCAAATGGAACGCCAAAAGAATTCCGACCTCATGGCACATGTGAGGTTCCTGGAAGCAGGGTTGGAGGATAGACTCACAGAAA TGCATACCATACTCAAAGACATGACATCGAAGCTACCTCCAACGGCTTGTTCAAGCAGTTCAGAGAAATCTG GGTTTTCAACAGATTTATTCAAAGTTAGTGATGTAGTTGGTGGTGCACCATTCGAAACATCAGATGAAGAATTGACACAGTCAGGCCGAGAGACTT CCACCTTCATAGAACCCTGGGGACGTTCGCCCAGTGAGAACTCATCCCTACAGCCGTCTTCTGAACCATTGCAGCATGGGCGCATGGACACAG GTGTATTCGACAGCACTCTGACGAGCATGCAACCTCTCACGAAAATGACTGATGGCAGG TTTCACGTAAGAAACGGATTCTTCTTGACTGAAATACAAGCAGAAAAGATATTCAAGAACAAGAGGCCAACATTAGTAATGAAGGAAGTAATGAAGGCTCAAGCGGTGTGGGGAAACGACATCCTTGCTACAAGAACGTACAGCGGAAGAACTGCACCGAAAGACCGCGGGGACCCAGACACACTGGCGAGGAAAGAGCTAACACCAACCAAGGTGTCACTTGTTATAG ATGCAGTTACACACGGGGGCAGAAAAATGCTGTTGACGTCTCTGCATGCATTGAAAAGAGGGGCATCATCCTCTCAGAGAAGATACAGGACGTCCGTAAAGCAACAAAAAGGCGCCTTCCACTGA